From one Solanum lycopersicum chromosome 12, SLM_r2.1 genomic stretch:
- the LOC109119123 gene encoding protein PXR1-like isoform X1: MIIEKKEKEKKAKEEKEKNEKEEKEKKAKQEKENEKGNEKKAKEMEMEKQKVKAKAKKKGKKVEVVSCDVNPFEGFNIDGEGPTELMSSFSQWIKEGLYKHHAKKGNKEDNYLANCSKLEFEELNLVVTFPMNKDWFYIMSQPNRCWNDEANPCSLLYVLFCT, encoded by the exons atgattattgagaagaaagaaaaggagaagaaggcaaaggaggagaaagagaagaatgaaaaggaggagaaggagaagaaggcaaaACAGGAGAAGGAGAATGAGAAGGGGAATgagaagaaggcaaaggagATGGAGATGGAGAAGCAGAAAGTAAAAGCGAAAGCgaaaaagaaagggaagaaagtcGAAGTTGTCAGTTGTGATGTGAATCCATTTGAAGGTTTTAACATTGACGGCGAGGGTCCAACTGAACTAATGTCATCCTTCTCGCAATGGATAAAAGAGGGTCTTTACAAGCATCATGCAAAAAA AGGAAACAAGGAGGATAACTACTTAGCCAATTGCtcaaaacttgaatttgaagaacttaattTAGTAGTTACATTTCCGATGAATAAGGACTGGTTCTACATAATGTCTCAACCCAATAGGTGCTGGAATGATGAGGCAAATCCATGCTCACTTTTATATGTACTGTTTTGTACatga
- the LOC109119123 gene encoding uncharacterized protein isoform X2: MEKEKKAKEEKEKNEKEEKEKKAKQEKENEKGNEKKAKEMEMEKQKVKAKAKKKGKKVEVVSCDVNPFEGFNIDGEGPTELMSSFSQWIKEGLYKHHAKKGNKEDNYLANCSKLEFEELNLVVTFPMNKDWFYIMSQPNRCWNDEANPCSLLYVLFCT; encoded by the exons ATGG aaaaggagaagaaggcaaaggaggagaaagagaagaatgaaaaggaggagaaggagaagaaggcaaaACAGGAGAAGGAGAATGAGAAGGGGAATgagaagaaggcaaaggagATGGAGATGGAGAAGCAGAAAGTAAAAGCGAAAGCgaaaaagaaagggaagaaagtcGAAGTTGTCAGTTGTGATGTGAATCCATTTGAAGGTTTTAACATTGACGGCGAGGGTCCAACTGAACTAATGTCATCCTTCTCGCAATGGATAAAAGAGGGTCTTTACAAGCATCATGCAAAAAA AGGAAACAAGGAGGATAACTACTTAGCCAATTGCtcaaaacttgaatttgaagaacttaattTAGTAGTTACATTTCCGATGAATAAGGACTGGTTCTACATAATGTCTCAACCCAATAGGTGCTGGAATGATGAGGCAAATCCATGCTCACTTTTATATGTACTGTTTTGTACatga